A portion of the Granulosicoccus antarcticus IMCC3135 genome contains these proteins:
- a CDS encoding DMT family transporter — MTRIHLLFLILVNALWGFNFVAGKAGTVVFGPMLFITLRFAIVLVLLAVFLRWVPGQMRRILTIGICMGVGHFSFMFYGIFLAGSLSSVAITSQLTVPFATLLAVIFLGERIRLIRVVAILISFAGVVVIGFAPVGPEHLTAMILTAVASLAMAVSTILIRQLKDVAVFNLQAWIALCATTSMGIITLVLERPQWQHIASIPLIDYWTVTYSAIGATVVGHGLLYYLLKRYSVNSVAPFITLSTLFAIVFGILFTGETLTLKIAIGGGLTLLGVTIIAVRNARENAPSGIRTPR; from the coding sequence GTGACTCGTATTCATCTCCTGTTCCTGATCCTGGTCAATGCGTTGTGGGGATTCAATTTCGTTGCTGGCAAAGCCGGCACTGTCGTTTTTGGTCCCATGTTGTTCATAACGCTGCGCTTCGCCATCGTACTGGTCTTGCTGGCGGTCTTTCTGCGCTGGGTACCCGGACAAATGCGCAGGATCCTGACTATTGGCATCTGCATGGGCGTCGGCCATTTCAGTTTCATGTTCTACGGCATCTTTCTGGCAGGCTCACTGTCATCAGTGGCCATCACCTCGCAGCTGACAGTGCCATTCGCAACCTTGCTGGCTGTCATTTTTCTCGGCGAGCGTATTCGCCTGATACGAGTAGTGGCCATCCTGATCTCGTTTGCAGGCGTTGTGGTAATCGGCTTCGCCCCTGTCGGCCCAGAGCATCTGACCGCCATGATACTCACAGCCGTTGCCTCTCTAGCCATGGCGGTATCCACCATACTCATACGCCAGCTCAAAGACGTTGCCGTATTCAATCTGCAGGCCTGGATTGCGTTGTGCGCCACTACCTCCATGGGCATCATCACCCTGGTTCTCGAACGACCACAATGGCAGCATATAGCCAGCATCCCGCTGATCGACTACTGGACAGTGACCTACTCGGCCATTGGCGCCACCGTCGTCGGACACGGCCTGCTCTACTACCTGCTGAAACGATACAGCGTCAATAGCGTCGCCCCCTTCATCACGCTTTCTACACTTTTCGCCATCGTATTCGGCATCCTGTTTACAGGCGAGACACTGACCCTGAAAATTGCCATCGGTGGCGGCCTGACACTGCTTGGCGTGACCATTATTGCGGTACGTAACGCCCGAGAGAATGCCCCTAGTGGCATTCGTACGCCTCGCTGA
- a CDS encoding AEC family transporter, with protein MNSMILQIANILAPGMVLAIIGLVWHFKGPRFPVDFVTTLVLNICMPALLFHTLATSVVPIRSLGQMALATLLVHIVFTALALVVLKLANKDWRLCIAQVVGNTGNLGLPVCFLAFGEEGLAYAMAFFAVQCVLLFSLGDAIYAGSVSVSRVLRSPVLHSIWMGVLVRFMDWQLPDMVMQSTELLGQIVIPLMLITLGISLAGMRASQLPATLLWAGIRTAMAITVGFGIAALMGLEGVARGVLIIQTMVPVAVFNYLLAVKHGHDASELSGLILVTHVSAIFYLPLLLGVLL; from the coding sequence ATGAATAGCATGATTCTTCAGATTGCCAATATCCTTGCACCGGGAATGGTTCTGGCAATTATCGGACTGGTCTGGCATTTCAAGGGCCCGCGCTTTCCCGTGGACTTTGTCACCACGCTGGTTCTCAATATCTGCATGCCAGCTTTGCTGTTCCACACCTTGGCGACCTCAGTGGTCCCCATCCGTTCTCTTGGGCAGATGGCGTTGGCGACTTTGCTGGTACATATCGTTTTCACCGCACTGGCGCTGGTCGTACTGAAACTGGCAAACAAGGACTGGCGGTTGTGCATTGCACAGGTGGTTGGTAATACCGGCAATCTGGGGCTGCCGGTCTGTTTTCTGGCTTTTGGTGAGGAAGGGCTGGCCTATGCCATGGCTTTTTTTGCGGTTCAATGCGTGCTGTTGTTCAGCCTTGGAGATGCGATCTACGCCGGGAGTGTCAGCGTGTCCCGAGTCTTGCGTTCGCCGGTACTGCACTCGATCTGGATGGGAGTGCTGGTGCGTTTCATGGATTGGCAATTGCCTGATATGGTTATGCAATCCACAGAGCTTCTAGGTCAGATTGTCATTCCCCTGATGCTGATTACGCTGGGCATCAGTCTGGCCGGAATGCGCGCCTCACAACTGCCTGCCACCTTGTTGTGGGCGGGTATCCGGACAGCGATGGCGATAACCGTCGGCTTCGGTATTGCCGCCTTGATGGGGCTGGAAGGTGTGGCACGCGGTGTATTGATTATCCAGACCATGGTGCCGGTAGCCGTATTCAACTATCTGCTGGCTGTCAAACACGGGCATGATGCCAGTGAGTTGTCAGGGTTGATTCTGGTCACCCATGTCAGCGCAATCTTTTATCTGCCGTTGCTGCTGGGTGTCTTGCTCTGA
- the gnd gene encoding decarboxylating NADP(+)-dependent phosphogluconate dehydrogenase, translating into MSASADIAVIGLAVMGQNLILNMNDHDFKVVAYNRTYAKTEDFLNGSAKGTNIIGAKTLEDVVAALASPRKVMLMVKAGAAVDAVIDELIPLLDKGDIIIDGGNSNFEDSERRAAHLATKDLLFVGSGVSGGEEGARHGPSMMPGGHKAAWPHIKPIFQAIAAKTESGDPCCDWVGDGGAGHFVKMVHNGIEYGDMQLICEAYDFMQKALEMDNDAMQATFTEWNKGALDSYLIEITADILGFKDGDTYVVDTIMDKAGQKGTGKWTGINALELGIPLTLIGEAVFARALSAIKDERVVASGILKGPSAVPAGAPAEWVDALGQALFAAKIISYTQGYMLMRAAAEEYNWDLQYGSIAQMWRGGCIIRSAFLDDIKAAYDKAPELSNLLVDDYFRDRIHESQDSWRRIIGEAVTRGIPVPAMSAALSFYDGYRNARLPANLLQAQRDYFGAHTYQRVDGDESWHHTDWIGSGSNVSSSTYDA; encoded by the coding sequence ATGAGTGCATCAGCAGATATTGCCGTTATTGGCCTGGCCGTCATGGGTCAGAATCTTATTTTGAACATGAACGACCATGACTTCAAGGTCGTTGCCTACAACAGAACGTACGCAAAGACAGAAGATTTTCTCAACGGCTCTGCCAAAGGCACGAATATCATTGGTGCCAAGACCCTGGAGGATGTCGTTGCCGCCTTGGCCAGCCCTCGTAAGGTCATGCTGATGGTCAAGGCCGGTGCCGCTGTCGATGCCGTCATCGACGAGCTCATCCCCCTGCTGGACAAGGGTGACATCATCATCGATGGTGGTAATTCCAACTTCGAAGATTCCGAACGAAGAGCCGCCCACCTGGCCACCAAGGATCTGCTGTTTGTCGGCAGTGGCGTTTCAGGCGGTGAAGAAGGTGCACGTCATGGACCTTCCATGATGCCCGGTGGCCACAAGGCCGCCTGGCCCCATATCAAGCCGATATTTCAAGCCATTGCAGCCAAGACTGAGTCGGGTGATCCTTGCTGCGATTGGGTTGGCGATGGCGGCGCAGGGCATTTCGTCAAGATGGTCCACAACGGTATCGAATATGGCGATATGCAGCTGATTTGTGAAGCCTATGACTTCATGCAAAAAGCGTTGGAAATGGACAACGATGCCATGCAAGCCACCTTCACCGAGTGGAACAAGGGCGCTCTGGACAGCTACCTGATCGAAATCACCGCTGACATTCTCGGCTTCAAGGACGGTGATACCTACGTGGTAGACACCATCATGGATAAAGCCGGCCAGAAGGGTACTGGCAAGTGGACCGGCATCAATGCGCTGGAACTTGGCATACCACTGACACTGATCGGTGAAGCCGTTTTTGCCCGTGCCCTGTCTGCCATCAAGGATGAGCGTGTTGTAGCGTCCGGCATACTCAAGGGACCTTCAGCGGTACCCGCCGGCGCTCCTGCAGAGTGGGTCGATGCTCTGGGCCAGGCACTGTTTGCTGCCAAGATCATCTCCTATACGCAGGGCTATATGCTGATGCGTGCTGCAGCCGAAGAATACAACTGGGATCTGCAATACGGCTCTATCGCCCAGATGTGGCGCGGCGGCTGCATCATCCGTTCTGCCTTTCTGGACGACATCAAGGCGGCCTACGACAAGGCACCTGAGCTATCCAACTTGCTGGTAGATGACTACTTCCGGGATCGCATCCACGAGTCTCAGGATAGCTGGCGTCGCATCATCGGTGAAGCGGTCACCCGTGGCATACCGGTACCGGCGATGAGCGCTGCTCTGTCGTTCTATGACGGTTACCGCAACGCGCGTCTGCCCGCCAACCTGCTACAGGCGCAACGAGACTATTTTGGTGCACATACCTATCAGCGTGTCGATGGCGATGAGAGCTGGCATCACACTGACTGGATTGGCAGTGGCTCTAATGTTTCAAGCAGTACCTACGACGCCTGA
- a CDS encoding 2-hydroxyacid dehydrogenase, translating to MSYTLLLMGPLLPSVMSTLESSYTVHRYWEAAEQDALLDTIAGDCVGIVTDGGRGVSAAVLEKLPKAKIVSVFGVGVDAVDLAYCREHGISVGNTPDVLSDDVADMAMALALAVSRQLVTGDQYARAGRWPKEGAMPLTRRVMGKRAGIFGMGSIGLALARRLEGFGMQISYCNRSARSDSPHTFVASLEEMAANVDYLFVTAAATPGTIGAVNAAVLDALGPQGYLVNVSRGTLVDEPVLVKYLQENKIAGAGLDVFAEEPSIPEALFSLENVVLQPHNASGTWETREAMGKLVLDNLAAHFNDKPLLTPVS from the coding sequence ATGAGTTACACCTTGCTATTGATGGGTCCGCTACTGCCAAGCGTAATGAGCACTCTGGAATCCTCCTATACAGTCCATCGTTACTGGGAAGCAGCTGAGCAGGACGCTCTGCTCGACACGATTGCTGGCGATTGCGTCGGTATCGTGACTGACGGTGGTCGTGGAGTCAGCGCTGCCGTTCTGGAAAAATTGCCTAAAGCCAAAATCGTGTCCGTATTTGGCGTCGGCGTTGATGCTGTGGATCTGGCCTATTGCCGGGAGCACGGAATCTCGGTAGGCAATACCCCCGATGTACTCAGTGACGATGTGGCCGATATGGCTATGGCGCTGGCACTGGCGGTCTCGCGACAACTGGTTACAGGTGATCAATACGCACGTGCGGGACGCTGGCCCAAAGAAGGCGCCATGCCACTGACACGCCGTGTCATGGGCAAACGTGCAGGTATCTTCGGTATGGGTAGCATCGGCCTGGCACTGGCTCGGCGCCTGGAAGGTTTTGGCATGCAGATCAGCTATTGTAATCGCAGTGCCCGTAGCGATTCTCCACATACCTTTGTCGCATCACTCGAAGAAATGGCCGCCAATGTCGACTATCTGTTCGTGACCGCTGCCGCCACTCCGGGCACCATCGGTGCTGTGAATGCCGCCGTTCTGGATGCGCTCGGTCCACAAGGCTACCTTGTCAATGTCTCTCGCGGTACGCTGGTGGATGAGCCGGTGCTGGTGAAATATCTCCAGGAAAACAAGATCGCCGGTGCTGGTCTTGATGTATTCGCAGAAGAGCCAAGTATCCCGGAAGCCCTGTTCTCTCTCGAAAATGTGGTCTTGCAACCCCATAATGCCAGCGGTACCTGGGAGACACGTGAAGCGATGGGCAAACTGGTTCTGGATAACCTGGCTGCCCATTTCAACGACAAGCCATTGCTGACACCTGTCAGTTAA
- a CDS encoding SDR family NAD(P)-dependent oxidoreductase, translating to MSTTLFDLSGKLALLTGSSRGIGKHLARGMAEAGATVIINGMNPATVASTVAEFESAGLKAIGKPFDVTDSDSINTAVAEIEANTGPIDILVNNAGIQRRTPLLECDDATWEEVMNTNLASVFRVSRAVAKNMVERKQGKIINTCSIQSELGRPTIAPYAASKGGVKMLTKNMCAEWAPHNVQVNGLGPGYFATELTAALVDDAEFSGWLCKRTPAGRWGDVKELIGAAIFLAAPASNFVNGHILYVDGGMSAVV from the coding sequence ATGAGCACTACATTATTTGACCTCAGTGGCAAGCTGGCATTACTGACAGGCTCCAGCCGAGGTATCGGCAAACACCTGGCTCGCGGCATGGCAGAAGCAGGCGCCACGGTCATCATTAACGGCATGAACCCGGCAACCGTTGCCAGCACCGTCGCAGAATTTGAAAGCGCTGGCCTGAAGGCTATCGGCAAACCCTTCGATGTCACTGACAGCGATTCCATCAATACAGCAGTTGCAGAGATTGAAGCCAACACCGGACCTATCGACATACTGGTCAACAATGCCGGAATACAACGTCGTACCCCGTTGCTTGAGTGTGATGATGCAACCTGGGAAGAAGTGATGAACACCAACCTGGCATCCGTATTTCGTGTGTCACGCGCCGTTGCAAAAAATATGGTTGAACGCAAGCAGGGCAAGATCATCAACACCTGTTCCATCCAGAGCGAGCTGGGCAGACCCACTATTGCACCGTATGCAGCCTCCAAAGGCGGCGTCAAGATGCTCACCAAGAACATGTGCGCCGAGTGGGCACCTCACAACGTCCAGGTCAACGGTCTGGGGCCCGGCTACTTTGCCACCGAGCTGACTGCCGCTCTGGTCGATGATGCTGAATTCAGCGGCTGGCTTTGCAAGCGCACACCGGCTGGACGCTGGGGCGATGTCAAGGAACTGATTGGTGCCGCCATATTTCTTGCAGCACCAGCTTCCAATTTCGTCAACGGTCATATCCTGTATGTCGACGGCGGCATGTCAGCAGTCGTCTGA
- a CDS encoding L-idonate 5-dehydrogenase, with product MQACAIHAAKDLRLIDIQTASTLQEHEVRVRYATGGICGSDIHYYHEGRVGAFAVQEPLILGHEIAGTVSEIGSAVTGLKVGQPVAINPNLPCLKCDYCLAGQTNLCQEMVFFGSAAVMPHIQGGFREELVVPQRQCVGLPDGFDTAIAAFAEPLAICLHAVNRADNLLHKSLLITGCGPIGCLAIMAARLAGVRHITATDVEDTVLDMALKLGADEVINIRTDAARLEKYESGRGHFDAAIECSGNPLALRTCLNAVRPRGTIVQTGMMPPGDTPILVNKMLSKELSMKGTFRFHEEFDLAVDLLVNQRLDVSSLLTGVYAFSDADAAFTAATDRSKHMKIQLRFDA from the coding sequence ATGCAAGCTTGCGCCATTCACGCCGCCAAAGACCTTCGTCTGATCGATATTCAGACAGCCAGCACTCTCCAGGAACATGAAGTTCGTGTCCGTTATGCCACCGGTGGCATCTGCGGCTCCGACATCCACTACTATCATGAAGGCCGTGTGGGCGCATTCGCCGTGCAGGAACCTCTGATACTGGGCCATGAAATCGCCGGTACCGTGAGCGAAATCGGCTCCGCCGTCACCGGGCTGAAAGTGGGCCAACCAGTCGCCATCAACCCGAACCTGCCCTGCCTCAAATGCGACTACTGCCTGGCAGGCCAGACCAATCTGTGCCAGGAAATGGTGTTCTTTGGCAGCGCCGCAGTCATGCCACACATCCAGGGCGGCTTTCGTGAAGAGCTGGTGGTACCACAACGTCAATGCGTCGGTCTGCCAGATGGATTCGACACCGCTATCGCAGCCTTCGCCGAGCCGCTGGCTATCTGCCTGCATGCCGTAAATCGCGCAGACAACCTTTTGCACAAATCATTACTGATTACTGGCTGCGGCCCGATTGGTTGCCTGGCCATCATGGCGGCACGTCTGGCAGGGGTTCGCCACATCACCGCCACTGATGTCGAGGACACGGTGCTGGACATGGCCCTCAAGCTGGGTGCTGATGAAGTGATCAACATTCGCACGGATGCGGCTCGATTGGAAAAATACGAATCAGGACGCGGTCACTTTGATGCAGCCATCGAGTGCTCAGGCAACCCACTCGCTCTGCGAACCTGCCTGAACGCGGTACGTCCACGCGGCACCATTGTGCAGACGGGTATGATGCCTCCTGGTGATACCCCCATCCTGGTCAACAAGATGCTCTCCAAGGAATTGTCCATGAAAGGCACTTTCCGTTTCCATGAAGAGTTCGATCTGGCGGTGGACTTACTGGTCAATCAGCGTCTGGATGTCTCTTCTCTGCTGACAGGCGTCTACGCATTCTCTGATGCCGATGCTGCATTTACGGCCGCCACAGATCGCAGCAAGCACATGAAGATCCAATTGCGTTTCGACGCTTGA
- a CDS encoding gluconokinase has protein sequence MTAKPANAPLIIIVMGVSGCGKSSVASQLATDLKGHFKDGDELHPASNIDKMAAGTPLSDEDRQPWLEDVARYAASQAQTHGICVIACSALKQTYRQTLSTAGNVVFVFLEGSQEMIGSRMSRREGHFMPDSLLLSQFAALEDPRKEDNVVTVSIEDDIPTISHNAVLALRKHGFWPAPA, from the coding sequence ATGACAGCAAAACCTGCCAACGCACCTCTGATCATCATCGTAATGGGAGTCAGCGGCTGCGGCAAGTCTTCAGTTGCCAGCCAACTGGCAACCGATCTGAAAGGCCACTTCAAGGATGGCGACGAGCTGCACCCTGCCTCCAATATAGACAAGATGGCTGCCGGCACCCCTCTGAGCGATGAAGATCGTCAACCTTGGCTGGAGGATGTAGCACGGTATGCAGCCAGCCAGGCACAGACTCATGGCATCTGCGTCATTGCCTGCTCGGCACTGAAGCAAACCTATCGCCAGACGCTGAGCACAGCGGGCAATGTGGTCTTTGTATTTCTTGAGGGCTCACAGGAAATGATCGGATCACGCATGAGCCGACGTGAAGGACATTTCATGCCCGACTCCCTGCTGCTAAGCCAGTTCGCCGCTCTGGAAGATCCTCGCAAGGAAGACAATGTGGTGACTGTCAGCATTGAAGACGATATTCCAACCATCTCTCACAACGCGGTGCTCGCACTGCGCAAGCACGGTTTCTGGCCTGCTCCGGCCTGA
- a CDS encoding SMP-30/gluconolactonase/LRE family protein, with protein sequence MIALTPLIHQGLRRSTDMYGELEGCGMEVIDDTFSECFIGHARVERLWTGARWCEGPAWFAAGRYLIWSDIPNNRMLRLDEPSGHVSVFRNPSQNSNGNTVDRQGRLVSCEHLTRRVTRTEHDGSVSVLASEWQGKRLNSPNDVVVKSDGSVWFTDPSYGIMTDYEGDSAESELPCQVYRIDPDGSLSVVAEDFVKPNGLAFSLDESILYVSDTGVSHMPGGPRHIRALVLSADGRSVTGSSVFAECSAGLFDGFRVDCNGRLWCSAEDGVHCIDPSGKLIGKVHIPEIVSNVTFGGPKRNRLFICGTTSIYSLYLAINGSTPG encoded by the coding sequence ATGATAGCGTTAACACCATTGATTCATCAAGGCTTGAGGAGAAGTACTGATATGTACGGAGAGCTGGAAGGTTGCGGCATGGAAGTAATCGATGACACTTTTAGTGAGTGTTTTATCGGGCATGCCCGGGTTGAGAGATTGTGGACCGGCGCTCGCTGGTGCGAAGGTCCTGCATGGTTTGCGGCAGGCCGTTATCTGATCTGGTCCGATATTCCCAACAATCGGATGTTACGTCTGGACGAACCTTCCGGCCATGTGTCGGTTTTTCGTAACCCTAGCCAGAACAGCAATGGAAATACCGTCGATCGGCAGGGCAGGCTTGTGAGTTGTGAGCATCTGACTCGCCGGGTCACACGCACCGAGCACGATGGCTCCGTATCCGTACTGGCCAGCGAATGGCAAGGCAAACGACTGAATTCGCCCAATGATGTGGTCGTCAAGTCAGATGGCTCCGTCTGGTTTACTGATCCCAGCTACGGCATCATGACCGACTACGAAGGTGATAGTGCTGAGTCAGAATTGCCCTGTCAGGTCTACCGTATAGACCCGGATGGCAGTCTGAGCGTTGTGGCCGAGGATTTTGTGAAGCCTAATGGCCTGGCTTTTTCGCTGGATGAATCGATCCTCTATGTTTCCGATACCGGTGTTTCGCACATGCCCGGTGGTCCACGGCATATACGCGCTCTGGTTCTCTCTGCCGATGGGCGCAGCGTTACTGGTTCGAGTGTGTTTGCCGAATGCTCCGCGGGTCTGTTTGACGGCTTTCGGGTTGATTGTAATGGTCGGCTCTGGTGCAGTGCCGAGGATGGTGTGCATTGCATTGACCCGTCCGGAAAGCTGATTGGCAAGGTGCACATTCCTGAAATTGTCAGCAATGTCACCTTTGGTGGTCCCAAGCGCAATCGGCTGTTCATCTGCGGTACAACGTCTATCTACTCGCTCTACCTGGCAATCAATGGCAGCACGCCAGGCTAG
- a CDS encoding GlcG/HbpS family heme-binding protein — MLNHRPELNDTSALLILEAARNHAIAIGVAQNIVIVDASGHMLAMCRMQGAKFLSIETATAKAVTAASIAAPTGNAPEEAGKLLGITTQGKFTNLKGGLPVIIDGQVAGAVGVGSGAPDQDIAVAQAGIDALMQALA; from the coding sequence ATGCTCAATCACCGACCTGAACTCAACGACACCTCCGCGCTCCTCATCCTGGAAGCGGCCCGCAACCACGCTATCGCAATCGGTGTCGCACAGAATATTGTCATTGTGGACGCCAGCGGTCACATGCTGGCCATGTGTCGCATGCAAGGGGCAAAGTTTCTGAGCATCGAAACCGCCACCGCCAAAGCAGTCACGGCCGCCTCTATTGCGGCTCCCACTGGCAACGCGCCAGAGGAAGCCGGAAAATTGCTGGGCATTACGACACAAGGCAAATTTACCAATCTGAAAGGCGGCCTGCCCGTCATCATTGATGGGCAGGTTGCAGGCGCCGTTGGTGTCGGCTCAGGCGCCCCGGATCAGGATATAGCCGTCGCTCAGGCTGGCATTGATGCACTCATGCAAGCACTAGCCTGA
- a CDS encoding AI-2E family transporter, translating into MQQRIVNRGVLILLLIGITLLFLALIKPFLQAVFVAALFAALFSPLYRKILERIGDRRSLASALTLLTIILFVMVPLVLLLGTVTSQALDIADTAVPWVRQQVATPGLITQTLENLPFYSVIEPYRDQALARLGDLAGLFSGWAVNAVQSITLGTFSALLSVMIVLYTLFFFLIDGDRLLYYMLYYLPLDDEDETKLLMRFTSVTRATLKGTAVIGFLQGALAGLALYFAGIPSALFWAVSMMVLSVVPGIGTALVWLPAVLYLLVGGQFMEALAVGIFCVVVVGTVDNLLRPKLVGNDTQLHELMIFFSTLGGLLMFGFMGFVIGPIIAALFVTLWELYGEEFRDWLPTTAFKPQGKPVELPHQRFAKYRNFGKKKRTTQEAISNGLSGESVDQGRDESRVKPVDLSAAGHGSDAADSPEVSNSNIDISTVEFSNTEFSGDKLSGNDFPDNERSEHTKPKPATEGRRRRRRRR; encoded by the coding sequence ATGCAACAACGCATAGTCAATCGCGGTGTTCTGATCTTGCTGCTGATCGGCATTACGCTGCTGTTTCTGGCGCTCATCAAGCCGTTCCTGCAGGCCGTGTTCGTGGCTGCGCTGTTTGCAGCACTGTTCTCCCCCCTGTATCGCAAGATACTCGAGCGTATCGGAGACCGCAGGAGTCTGGCTTCAGCACTGACCTTGCTAACCATCATCCTGTTCGTGATGGTGCCTCTGGTTCTGCTGCTTGGCACCGTGACCTCTCAGGCTCTGGATATCGCAGACACCGCCGTACCCTGGGTGCGTCAACAGGTGGCTACGCCCGGTTTGATTACTCAAACACTGGAAAATCTTCCCTTCTACAGTGTGATCGAGCCGTACCGTGATCAGGCCCTGGCTCGATTGGGTGATCTGGCAGGGCTGTTCAGTGGCTGGGCCGTTAACGCCGTGCAGTCCATCACTCTGGGAACTTTCAGTGCCCTGCTGAGTGTCATGATTGTTCTGTACACCTTGTTCTTCTTTCTGATTGATGGCGATCGCTTGCTGTATTACATGCTGTATTACCTGCCACTGGACGACGAGGACGAGACCAAGTTGCTGATGCGCTTCACCTCGGTGACCCGTGCAACGCTCAAGGGCACTGCCGTCATTGGTTTTCTGCAAGGCGCGCTGGCGGGACTGGCCTTGTACTTTGCAGGTATTCCCAGTGCCTTGTTCTGGGCGGTTTCCATGATGGTGCTATCGGTCGTTCCCGGAATTGGTACCGCACTGGTGTGGTTGCCTGCCGTGCTCTATCTGCTGGTGGGCGGACAATTCATGGAAGCTCTGGCTGTCGGGATTTTCTGCGTGGTCGTGGTGGGCACAGTGGACAATCTGCTACGGCCCAAGCTGGTCGGTAATGACACCCAGTTGCACGAATTGATGATCTTTTTCAGCACCTTGGGAGGCCTGCTCATGTTCGGGTTCATGGGTTTTGTCATCGGTCCCATTATTGCCGCACTGTTTGTAACCCTTTGGGAGCTGTATGGCGAAGAATTCAGGGATTGGTTGCCAACCACCGCATTCAAACCTCAGGGCAAACCCGTAGAACTACCCCATCAGAGATTTGCCAAATACCGCAATTTCGGCAAGAAAAAGAGAACCACGCAGGAGGCGATCTCCAATGGCTTGTCAGGTGAGTCGGTTGATCAGGGGCGGGACGAGAGCAGGGTTAAGCCTGTGGATTTGTCGGCTGCCGGACATGGTTCGGATGCTGCGGACAGCCCGGAGGTCAGTAATTCGAATATCGATATTTCGACCGTCGAATTCTCGAACACCGAGTTCTCAGGTGACAAACTCTCGGGCAACGACTTCCCAGACAACGAACGCTCGGAGCACACCAAGCCCAAGCCGGCGACAGAGGGGCGACGCAGACGGCGGCGCCGAAGGTAA
- a CDS encoding Crp/Fnr family transcriptional regulator yields MTSAIELLRHVDLFQHLTEQQLEDLAAQTRELTFRKHAIMMTEGDAGESMYVIKSGSVKVYVSDDEGRELVLYQQGPGAAIGDISLLDDEPRSASVSTLEPSTALMIGKQAFLECLRASPEMAINIIRSLTQRLRDATEGSRSLALDNVYRRLADKLQELCVSSDEPDNDEAVTPRKYSHQELGNMIGASREMVGKVMAELVKGEYLEVRDGRIHLLRKLPRNW; encoded by the coding sequence ATGACTAGCGCTATCGAATTGCTCAGGCACGTTGACCTCTTTCAGCATCTGACAGAGCAACAGTTGGAAGATCTTGCCGCACAGACGCGAGAGCTCACTTTCCGCAAACACGCCATCATGATGACCGAGGGTGATGCTGGCGAGTCGATGTATGTCATCAAAAGCGGTTCAGTCAAGGTGTATGTCAGTGATGACGAAGGTCGTGAGCTGGTGCTCTATCAGCAAGGCCCGGGCGCTGCTATCGGCGATATTTCGCTGCTTGATGATGAACCTCGCTCCGCTTCTGTCAGCACACTGGAGCCCTCCACTGCACTCATGATCGGCAAGCAGGCATTTCTTGAATGCCTGCGCGCAAGCCCGGAGATGGCTATCAATATCATTCGCTCCCTGACACAGAGATTGCGTGATGCAACCGAAGGCAGCCGTAGCCTGGCACTGGATAACGTCTATCGTCGGCTGGCTGACAAGCTACAGGAATTGTGTGTCTCAAGCGACGAACCTGATAACGACGAGGCGGTAACACCTCGCAAGTATTCACATCAGGAGCTGGGAAACATGATTGGAGCCTCGCGCGAAATGGTTGGCAAGGTCATGGCCGAACTGGTCAAGGGGGAATATCTCGAAGTTCGCGACGGCCGCATCCATTTGCTCAGAAAGTTGCCGCGTAACTGGTAG